From Paenibacillus physcomitrellae, the proteins below share one genomic window:
- a CDS encoding peptidoglycan D,D-transpeptidase FtsI family protein, which produces MKKAYQDDPQKQEAARQRHFNIRLNVFFFSAFIIFTVIIVRLAILQFVDGPSLQAQESSLTVKKVPLPPTRGTIYDAAGVKLAYSTPQQSLYITLLKDYSSTTGAGNRPEIVEMAKKIANVFNTLGESKTEKVTVDQIVDAMDLDSRLSGGYAPRRLKSGLTDREVAYFLEHKSEFPGVDVIEESVRNYDKDTVAVQAIGYIKKFKGASTSLDKYKQLRDMASDDPGQQYTDNEDVGFDGLEYQYQDVLRGKNGYKSIPVDPRNMADGVAEITPPEKGDDLHLNINKNIQLKTEQAIMDQLDWLHNHPVSGQYHPNAQTGFAVAMEVNTGKVVAMASMPDYDPNVWGSGGISPSDYEAIQNVYLNGTIRSFPSGQKGVHPESVVLMGSTIKPLSVMIGLNEGLFTTTTPYNDTGIAYFGKNNSASVRNSQGHAYGYLSTPADAIRHSSNTFMVDMVGERMWKKFGDDGITLWDKYMKEFGLGVLTGVDLPNEYKGYREYVNEKETSLSRLAYASFGQQGKYTTMQLAQYAGMLATRGKRMEPQLVDKITDSDGNVVQQFTPKVLNTVKFKDSYWNEILKGMATDVHEAFNGFPYDFARKTGTSTQTIYGDGKKYDVDNGVFIAFAPRENPKLAVAVVIPEGGFGAYSAAPVARQIFDAYDYEYGLDGIPKKTLESQKQTSTENGEKTDSKN; this is translated from the coding sequence ATGAAGAAAGCTTATCAGGATGATCCGCAGAAGCAGGAAGCGGCGCGTCAGCGTCATTTTAATATTCGTCTGAACGTGTTTTTTTTCAGCGCATTTATCATTTTTACCGTTATCATTGTCCGCCTTGCGATTCTTCAATTTGTAGACGGTCCAAGCCTGCAGGCGCAGGAGAGCAGCCTTACGGTCAAGAAGGTGCCTCTGCCGCCGACCCGCGGTACGATTTATGATGCTGCAGGGGTTAAGCTTGCTTATTCCACACCGCAGCAGTCCTTGTATATTACGCTTCTTAAGGACTACAGCAGCACAACCGGTGCCGGCAACCGGCCGGAAATCGTGGAAATGGCGAAGAAGATCGCTAATGTATTTAACACCCTTGGCGAATCAAAGACAGAGAAAGTAACGGTCGATCAAATCGTCGATGCCATGGATCTTGATTCCCGGCTGAGCGGCGGTTATGCGCCCCGGCGCCTGAAGAGCGGACTGACTGACAGGGAAGTTGCCTATTTTCTGGAGCATAAGTCCGAGTTTCCCGGCGTAGACGTGATTGAAGAAAGCGTAAGAAATTACGATAAGGATACGGTGGCTGTTCAAGCTATCGGCTACATCAAGAAATTTAAAGGGGCCTCCACGAGTCTTGATAAATATAAACAGCTACGGGATATGGCATCCGATGATCCTGGCCAGCAGTACACCGATAATGAGGATGTTGGTTTTGATGGTCTGGAGTATCAGTATCAGGACGTTCTTCGCGGTAAAAATGGTTATAAAAGCATTCCGGTCGATCCACGCAACATGGCCGACGGAGTTGCGGAAATCACACCGCCCGAGAAGGGCGACGATCTGCATCTGAACATCAACAAGAACATCCAGCTCAAAACCGAGCAGGCCATCATGGATCAGCTTGATTGGCTGCATAACCATCCGGTCAGTGGTCAATACCATCCCAATGCACAGACCGGTTTTGCTGTTGCGATGGAAGTCAATACTGGTAAAGTGGTGGCCATGGCCAGCATGCCGGACTACGATCCAAACGTTTGGGGAAGCGGCGGGATTTCTCCGTCTGATTATGAAGCGATCCAAAATGTGTACCTGAACGGAACAATCCGCTCGTTCCCGTCCGGCCAGAAGGGCGTTCACCCGGAATCGGTCGTGCTGATGGGTTCGACAATTAAACCGCTGTCCGTCATGATCGGCCTGAACGAAGGGCTGTTTACAACAACAACCCCTTATAACGATACCGGTATTGCCTATTTCGGTAAAAACAACTCGGCTTCCGTTCGCAACTCACAGGGCCACGCTTACGGTTACTTGAGTACGCCTGCCGATGCGATCCGCCATTCCTCCAACACCTTTATGGTCGATATGGTCGGGGAGAGAATGTGGAAGAAGTTCGGCGACGACGGCATTACGCTTTGGGATAAATACATGAAGGAGTTTGGCCTGGGCGTCTTAACCGGCGTCGATTTGCCGAACGAATATAAAGGCTACCGCGAGTATGTGAACGAAAAAGAAACCTCGCTGTCCCGTCTTGCTTACGCTTCTTTCGGCCAGCAGGGGAAATATACGACCATGCAGCTCGCGCAGTATGCCGGCATGCTGGCGACCCGCGGCAAACGGATGGAGCCGCAGCTCGTTGATAAGATTACCGATTCTGACGGTAATGTTGTCCAGCAGTTTACGCCGAAAGTGCTGAATACAGTGAAGTTTAAAGACAGCTACTGGAACGAAATTCTGAAGGGTATGGCCACCGATGTTCATGAAGCATTTAACGGCTTCCCTTACGATTTTGCCCGTAAAACAGGGACCTCGACGCAAACCATTTATGGCGACGGCAAAAAATACGACGTCGATAACGGCGTGTTTATCGCCTTTGCTCCACGCGAGAATCCAAAGCTGGCCGTAGCCGTAGTTATTCCGGAAGGCGGCTTCGGCGCTTACAGCGCAGCACCTGTTGCGCGTCAAATCTTTGATGCCTATGACTACGAATATGGTTTGGACGGCATCCCTAAGAAAACGCTGGAGTCCCAGAAACAAACTTCGACGGAGAACGGAGAGAAGACAGATTCCAAAAATTGA
- a CDS encoding peptidoglycan D,D-transpeptidase FtsI family protein: MAMKPNRYGEDLQAQEISMQRNFNFRLNLFFFSAFAIFTVIIVRLAIIQFVEGPTLTSQEASLTVRDIPLPPDRGTIWDATGTKLAYSTPVQSLYMTLMKDYSSVTGAKNRPEAVALAADIARVFALYGDPAQPKMTADDVVAAMDLDSKISGGYAPRRIKENLSEKEIAYFMEHKTDFPGIDVVEESIRHYDPDRVAVQTIGYTKKFKGASYSLPLYEQLRSIRSSDPSMQYIDTEDVGYDGLEYQYQADLRGRNGFKSVPINAQNMVSGVADITPPEKGADLHLTLNKNVQLKTQQAILDQLKWLHSNPVSGKLHPNAQTGYAVAMEVDTGNIIAMASMPDYDPNTQEGWAIDNYQNGTITPYSSGRSGHNLESVVLLGSTIKPLSVLLGLNEKLFTTTTPYQDRGIAEFGKDGSTVRNSEGHVYGYLKSPADAIRHSSNVFMVDMVGKKLYSKYGSEGIAKWDAYMKEFGLGVSTGIDLPNEYLGTLEYKNEAETVLSRLVYASWGQQGKYTTMQLAQYAAMLANRGKRMEPHLVSKITDSSGKVLRTFQPKVLNEVHFNSSYWKEVIKGMATDVSSFSGFPYDFARKTGTSTQDVYIKGQRIQTDNGVFIAFAPRENPKLAVAVVIPEGGFGAYSAAPVARQIFDAYDQEYGLDGVPKKSLKKSPPAGAGNGEKAEKPGE, from the coding sequence ATGGCTATGAAACCGAACAGGTACGGCGAGGACTTGCAGGCTCAGGAAATCTCAATGCAGCGTAATTTTAATTTTCGCCTTAACCTTTTTTTCTTCAGCGCCTTTGCGATCTTTACAGTTATTATTGTCAGATTAGCCATTATCCAGTTTGTTGAGGGTCCTACCCTGACTTCGCAGGAAGCCAGCTTGACGGTAAGGGATATCCCGCTTCCGCCTGACCGGGGTACGATCTGGGATGCAACAGGGACCAAGCTGGCCTATTCAACGCCGGTCCAATCCCTTTACATGACGCTTATGAAGGATTACAGCAGCGTGACAGGAGCCAAGAACCGGCCGGAGGCGGTGGCCCTGGCAGCCGATATTGCCCGGGTATTCGCTCTATACGGCGATCCGGCCCAGCCGAAAATGACGGCCGATGACGTTGTGGCCGCGATGGATCTTGACTCTAAAATCAGCGGGGGTTACGCTCCCCGGCGAATTAAAGAAAACTTAAGCGAAAAGGAAATCGCTTATTTTATGGAACACAAAACAGACTTTCCGGGGATTGACGTAGTGGAAGAAAGCATCCGCCATTATGATCCCGACCGGGTAGCTGTGCAAACGATAGGTTACACCAAGAAGTTTAAGGGCGCTTCCTACAGTCTGCCGCTGTACGAGCAGCTGAGGTCCATCAGGTCTTCTGATCCTTCGATGCAGTATATCGATACCGAAGACGTGGGGTATGACGGGCTTGAGTATCAATATCAGGCCGATCTGCGGGGACGCAACGGATTCAAAAGCGTACCGATTAACGCGCAAAATATGGTCAGCGGCGTTGCGGATATTACCCCTCCCGAGAAAGGAGCGGATCTGCATCTGACGCTCAATAAGAACGTCCAGCTGAAGACCCAGCAGGCTATTCTGGATCAATTGAAATGGCTGCATAGCAACCCGGTAAGCGGCAAACTCCATCCGAACGCCCAGACCGGATACGCGGTGGCGATGGAGGTTGATACCGGCAATATTATAGCCATGGCCAGTATGCCGGATTATGATCCGAATACCCAGGAGGGCTGGGCCATTGACAACTATCAGAACGGAACGATTACGCCGTACAGCTCGGGGCGTTCCGGGCATAATCTGGAGTCCGTGGTTTTGCTGGGCTCCACGATCAAACCGTTGTCCGTGCTGCTGGGCTTAAACGAGAAGCTGTTCACGACGACAACGCCTTACCAGGACCGGGGGATTGCTGAATTCGGCAAGGACGGTTCTACGGTCCGCAACTCGGAAGGCCATGTCTATGGTTACTTGAAGAGTCCGGCGGATGCGATCCGCCATTCCTCTAACGTTTTTATGGTCGATATGGTCGGCAAGAAGCTGTACAGCAAATACGGCTCCGAAGGCATCGCCAAATGGGACGCTTATATGAAGGAGTTTGGCCTGGGTGTTTCAACGGGAATCGACTTGCCTAACGAATATCTGGGAACGCTGGAGTATAAGAACGAAGCAGAAACCGTGCTTTCCCGCCTGGTTTACGCTTCCTGGGGCCAGCAGGGCAAATATACGACGATGCAGCTAGCGCAATATGCCGCCATGCTTGCGAACCGCGGCAAACGGATGGAGCCGCATCTGGTGAGCAAAATTACTGATAGCAGCGGCAAGGTGCTGCGCACCTTCCAGCCTAAAGTGCTGAACGAGGTGCATTTCAACTCCAGCTACTGGAAAGAAGTGATCAAAGGTATGGCGACGGATGTCAGCTCCTTTTCCGGCTTCCCTTATGATTTTGCAAGAAAGACGGGAACCTCGACCCAAGATGTCTATATTAAAGGACAGAGAATCCAGACGGATAACGGCGTCTTTATTGCTTTTGCTCCACGGGAGAATCCGAAGCTGGCCGTAGCGGTTGTTATTCCGGAGGGCGGCTTCGGCGCTTACAGCGCAGCGCCTGTAGCGCGTCAAATCTTTGATGCGTATGATCAGGAATATGGGCTAGATGGTGTTCCGAAGAAATCACTCAAAAAGAGTCCCCCGGCGGGGGCAGGCAACGGGGAGAAGGCAGAAAAGCCCGGCGAATAA
- a CDS encoding transglutaminase domain-containing protein — translation MTILQQLQGYNLVNLILILVIAGSILQGVLRGTSKSAGRLLSLVGGGIMTALSLAASIPLTAYLSPKVQQWLTDHAQTPDRELSGAEQVVYTLAGAIREFQLVRYVLVFFICYWLIRFVLGLLGMFLPGMKWIGGLGRKELRSGLTSRLFGGIIGAVIGAFRGIVLIALLFVIVSLFPNSGFSKYVEASPVYRQGAEVILEPLSGKLIKGKLPVLTQDVQNELNGIFERKYEVIDARIPDDIDAAAAQIVEGADSDREKAEKLYNWIGTRIQYDYDKVEAYEKYNDWHEQTPEMTFKTRKGVCIDYARLYAVMARSQGLDVKVITGLGYDGQGGYGSHAWNEVYVDNTWIPLDSTWAKSGNWFDPPKFAETHVQQKVLG, via the coding sequence GTGACCATACTTCAACAGCTGCAGGGATATAATCTGGTTAATCTCATTCTTATCCTCGTCATCGCGGGCTCTATCCTGCAGGGCGTGCTGAGGGGAACTTCCAAATCGGCGGGCAGATTGCTGTCGCTAGTCGGAGGCGGAATTATGACCGCGCTCAGTCTGGCGGCTTCCATCCCGCTGACCGCTTATCTTTCACCAAAGGTGCAGCAGTGGCTGACGGATCACGCTCAAACGCCGGATCGTGAGCTGAGCGGTGCCGAGCAGGTCGTTTACACGCTGGCCGGGGCGATCCGGGAGTTCCAGCTTGTCCGTTATGTCCTTGTTTTCTTCATCTGCTATTGGCTGATCCGCTTTGTGCTGGGTCTGCTGGGCATGTTCCTGCCCGGTATGAAGTGGATCGGTGGACTAGGGAGGAAAGAGCTTCGCTCCGGCTTAACGAGCCGCCTGTTCGGCGGGATCATCGGAGCGGTGATCGGAGCGTTCCGCGGGATTGTCCTGATCGCGCTGCTGTTTGTGATCGTCTCCCTCTTCCCGAATAGCGGGTTCAGCAAATACGTCGAAGCTTCGCCCGTCTACCGGCAGGGAGCCGAAGTTATTCTGGAGCCGCTCTCCGGCAAACTGATTAAAGGCAAGCTCCCGGTTTTGACTCAGGACGTGCAGAATGAGCTGAACGGTATTTTTGAACGGAAATATGAAGTGATCGACGCCCGGATTCCCGACGACATTGACGCAGCAGCTGCGCAAATTGTAGAGGGGGCCGATTCCGACCGTGAGAAAGCAGAGAAGCTTTATAACTGGATTGGGACCCGGATTCAGTACGACTATGACAAGGTTGAGGCTTACGAGAAATATAATGACTGGCATGAGCAAACGCCCGAAATGACCTTTAAGACGCGCAAAGGCGTCTGCATCGACTACGCCCGTCTGTATGCCGTAATGGCCCGCTCACAAGGCTTGGATGTGAAAGTCATTACCGGACTTGGATATGACGGTCAGGGCGGCTATGGCTCCCATGCCTGGAACGAGGTCTATGTAGACAACACATGGATTCCATTAGATTCGACGTGGGCAAAGAGCGGCAACTGGTTCGATCCCCCGAAATTTGCGGAAACGCATGTTCAGCAGAAGGTGCTGGGATAA
- a CDS encoding MFS transporter: MKIAIGLYFFMFIAFFDLHAQYPILTPFAVSLGAAPAFIGWMMGIYALTHLPGNLIAGQGVDKHGSKRYVVFSLIAAGVILLLQAHVTAPWQLLVLRSISGFVLAFLSPACLALLASLSKDAVTQGKLMAGHGVTHTLASVLSPAVGAFLVKLAGFSLTFQSLGWILISAGLLALFTIRGKAVEMQLEISRANAASADNSSLLPGVPLIYYLLPLGVACSQGILFFELPLHDGGTSEGILHTGIYFSILSLGSLVTLSMLFLHRLSPYLRALAGILLLALCFYGLTMPEKIPMPVVLFVMGMSKGIIFPAISSLFIEVSGGERMGSVFSFQSIAMSLGSFVGPIVAGQLHLSFSPYFLAFIVLMLLLIALPPTRRMPKQPIPVD; this comes from the coding sequence ATGAAAATCGCTATAGGGCTTTATTTCTTTATGTTCATTGCTTTCTTTGACCTGCATGCCCAATATCCGATTCTAACGCCTTTTGCAGTGTCGCTGGGAGCGGCTCCCGCCTTTATCGGCTGGATGATGGGCATCTACGCGCTGACCCATTTGCCCGGCAACCTGATCGCCGGACAAGGGGTGGATAAACACGGAAGTAAACGTTATGTCGTCTTCAGTTTGATTGCAGCCGGGGTCATCCTGCTGCTGCAGGCTCACGTCACAGCGCCCTGGCAGCTGCTGGTTCTCCGTTCAATCAGTGGGTTTGTTCTCGCCTTTTTGTCTCCGGCTTGTCTGGCGCTGCTGGCTTCCCTTTCCAAGGATGCGGTAACCCAAGGCAAGCTGATGGCCGGACACGGCGTTACCCATACGCTGGCTTCAGTGCTGTCACCTGCCGTCGGGGCTTTTCTGGTGAAGCTTGCCGGCTTCTCCCTGACTTTCCAATCGCTTGGCTGGATCCTGATTTCAGCTGGCCTGCTCGCCTTGTTCACCATCCGCGGCAAAGCGGTGGAGATGCAGCTTGAAATCTCAAGAGCGAACGCGGCTTCAGCGGACAACTCCAGCCTGCTTCCCGGCGTGCCGCTCATTTATTACCTGCTGCCGCTTGGCGTGGCCTGTTCGCAGGGCATTTTGTTTTTCGAGCTTCCCCTCCATGACGGCGGAACTTCGGAAGGCATTTTGCATACGGGCATTTATTTCTCCATCCTGAGTCTCGGCTCGCTGGTGACGCTGAGTATGCTTTTCCTGCATCGATTATCCCCTTATCTGAGAGCTTTGGCAGGTATTCTGCTGCTGGCGTTGTGCTTTTACGGCTTAACGATGCCTGAGAAAATCCCGATGCCTGTGGTACTGTTTGTGATGGGGATGTCCAAGGGAATTATTTTCCCGGCAATCTCTTCTTTATTTATTGAAGTAAGCGGCGGCGAACGGATGGGCAGCGTTTTTTCATTCCAGTCGATCGCCATGTCGCTGGGCTCCTTCGTTGGGCCGATTGTCGCCGGTCAGCTTCACTTGAGCTTCTCTCCGTATTTCCTGGCGTTCATTGTGCTTATGCTGCTGCTGATCGCGCTGCCGCCCACTCGCCGCATGCCTAAACAGCCTATTCCGGTTGACTGA
- a CDS encoding toprim domain-containing protein: protein MAEITIIVEGKNDRSKLRRLLKEDINILCTFGSMSSLKLEQLRKQARNDEIYLFMDNDSSGKKIRAILRDAFPDAEQIYTRRGYAGVEGTPDEYVIAQLEKAGLEEYILYPPALPELE, encoded by the coding sequence ATGGCGGAGATTACCATTATTGTCGAAGGTAAAAATGACCGCAGCAAGCTGCGCCGGCTGCTCAAAGAGGACATCAACATTCTGTGCACCTTTGGCTCCATGAGCAGCCTCAAGCTGGAACAGCTCCGCAAACAGGCCAGGAACGATGAGATTTACCTGTTTATGGATAATGATTCCTCCGGGAAAAAGATCAGGGCGATCCTGAGAGACGCCTTCCCGGACGCCGAACAAATATACACAAGGCGCGGGTACGCCGGTGTCGAGGGCACTCCCGATGAATATGTGATTGCCCAGCTGGAGAAAGCAGGACTTGAAGAATACATTCTGTATCCCCCGGCATTGCCCGAACTGGAATAG